The sequence GGATACTCCCGGTTTCGGGGGGCGTCGAGGGGGGCTGCTGGTCGAGCAGGCCGGGCCATCGCCGGCGGGCTCCTTGCCGGGTCATGTTGGAGGCCCGGCCGATCTGCGGGTAGCCGGCTCCGGCGTCGGCCGCCTCGTTGGCGGCTCTGGCTTCCAGCTGTTCGACGGCTTGCTGGAAGTAGGTGAGCAGGTGCAGCTGTGCCAGGGCCTGCGCCTGTCCCGCCGTGTGGTCGCCATCGCCACGTATGGTCTCGAACACCTCGGGGACAAGGCGTGACACGAGTTCGTGGACCTCGCGGACGGCCACCTCTGCGATCTCGCTGTCGGTCATCCGCAGCCGGAAATGGATGCCTGGCATACCCGGAGTGTAAGGGGCTCTGACCAGCGATGACAACCAGTGTTGTCGTGCCGGTAAGGTAATGGCGCCGCGTACACGTCACCGCGGCCACGACGGGACACCGAGGAGCACCCGCGATGACCGCAGAGCACGTCCCAGCCGCTCCGGGCACCCGCCCCCTGGCGAACTGGACGACACGACGCTGGCTGCGTGTCGGCGTGAGCGCCTCGCTCGCCCTGCTGGCCGTCCTCAGCGGTCTGGGCGTCTGGGCGATGGGCCGGGCCACCTCGATCAGCAACGACCTCGTCAACACACGCTCACCCGCGCTGACCAACTCCGTGCGCCTGGAAACGGCGCTGGTCAACCAGGAGACCGGGGTCCGCGGCTACGGCCTGACCGGCGAGAAGCAGTTCCTCGAGCCCTACCGGCAGGGCCTGGCCGACGAGAAGTCCGCTGTCGACAGGCTCCACCAGCTCCTGTCCGGCGACGCGCGCGAGCAGGCCGACCTGCGCACCGTCCTCGGCCGCGCACGCACCTGGCAGCAGCGCATCGCCACCCCTATCTCCGGTGCCCCGGCCGGTGCCCCCGTACCCATCGCCACCGACCGGGCCGCGGAGGGCAAAGCCGCCTTCGACCACCTCCGGCAGGCGATGACAGCCCAGCAGAACCACCTCCTGAGCGCCCGCATGAGCGCGGTCGGCGACCTGAACCGTGCCCAGACGCTGTGCGACTGGGTCTTCGCGGCCGTGGCACTGGTCATCGTCCTGCTGGCCGCCGCGGTCTTCGAGGGGCTGCGCCGTGGTGTCAGCGGGCCACTGACCCGGCTCAGCAGCGACGCCGGGCGGGTCACCCGCGGCGACTTCACCCACCGCATCGCCGCATCCGGTCCGGCCGACCTGCGCAAACTGAGCACCGACATCGACGCCATGCGCAGCCGGCTCGCCGACGAACTCGCCACCAGCGAGCACACCCGCCGGCTCCTCGACGAACAGGCCGCCGACCTCAAACGCTCCAACGAGGAATTGGAGCAGTTCGCCTACATCGCCTCCCACGACCTGCAGGAACCCCTGCGCAAGGTCTCCAGCTTCACCCAGCTCCTCCAGCGGCGCTACAGCGGCCAGCTCGACGAACGCGCCGACCAGTACATCGGCTACGCCGTCGACGGCGCGAACCGCATGCAGACCCTGATCAACGATCTGCTCGCCTTCTCCCGGATCGGCCGTGTCCTCAACAACCATGAGACCGTCGACCTCGACACACTCCTCGACGACACGCTCGACGCCCTCAGCGTCTCCATCGCGGAAGCCGGTGCCCGCGTCACCCGGGACGACCTCCCCGCCGTCGCGGGCGACTCCACCCAGCTCGGCATGCTGTGGCAGAACCTCATCTCCAATGCCGTGAAATTCCGCGCCCCCGACCGCTCTCCCGAGATCCACATCTCGGCAGCCGAGGAAGACGGTGTCTGGCGGTTCTCCGTCACCGACAACGGCATCGGCATCGATCCCGAGTACGCCGACCGTGTCTTCGTCATCTTCCAGCGCCTGCACACCAAGGACCGCTATCCCGGCAGCGGCATCGGACTGGCCATGTGCAAGAAAGTCGTCGAACACCATGGCGGCACCATCGCCGTGGCGCCCCTCTCCACCCCTGGAACCCGTATCACCTTCACCCTGCCGAGCACCCCACCGCCCACACAGCACCTTCCGGTGAAGTGATCTTCTGGACGGTCGGACGCCTGTGCGGGCGCCGGCACCAGTGGTGAAGCGGCGTGGATTCGGCTTCGAGCACCGAACGCCCTGGGCCCTGGATGTACATCCCGATCCGGGCCGACGGGTTCGTTCCGCTGGACGAGCTCTCGCGCTCAGGTGCGGAGCAGGATCAACACGGTTCCGCCGTCCAAGACCCTCGCCAATGCCACGGCACAGCCCTCCCGCCTGCCCTTTCGGCTGCCCTTCCGGTCCTTGTGGGGGTCGGGCCGAGGGCCTAGCCTCGGCCCCTCCGAGACGATGGTGGCCTGAGTGACCGGAGGGCTGGTCAGCGCGTGCGAGACAGAGCGACATCCCCGATACCGGCGGCGCCCGTGTCGGCGCCGAGGAGGCGAATACCGGGCCCGGCCCCGCAGTTCGCCGCCGGGCGGGCGCCGCAACCCGCCGGGTTCGCCGCCCTCCAGCGGACCGTGGGCAACGCGGCCGTCACCCGTCATGTCCAACGTGTGCAGGGCCAGGGGGCTCCCGACGTCAGGGAGGTGGCACGGCGTCATGCCGCCGATCCCACCGCACACGGCGAGTGGGACACATTCCGCGACATGATGGACAAGGTGGGCTTCCCCCAGGACGTCACGGACGCCGCTTGGCAGCTGATCCTGGGCGGCATCGCGGAACAGGGGCAGCTCAACGACGAGGCGCCGGCGATGTTCACCGAACGCCAGGAGCAGCGCGACCACCGCGCGTCGAACAGCTGGTACCAGGAGTTGGTGCGGCTCGTCGGCGACTACCTGGAGATCGACCGGCCGACGATGGCCCTGTGGTCCGGCGGCATCGACACCAGCGTCTACGCCCGCTCCAAGGGTCATACGCCTCTGGAGTCCACCCCGTTCGGCGGCGTGGTCAACGAACTCCAGCTGACCATGGACTGGATGCTCAAGACGCCGATGTGGAACGTCCTGTCCAAGGCGTTCGTGACCCGGGCCCGCGGCCCCGTCCACATCTTCCTGCGGGCGTACAACCCCGACAGCGTCCTCATCGCACAGGAGGTCCCGCAGCTGCGCGTGGTCATGGCGCTCAACCCGGCGGTGGAACTCATCTGGCACCCGGTCTACACCACGGTCGACGGCAAGCTGATGGAGGTCACCGAGGACCTCGAACTGGCCTCGGACGCGACCTACCGGACCCGGGATCTGTGCGTACGGGCCCTGTACGACTACCTCCGGCTCAAGCACGACCGGGCCAACAGCCGGTCCGAACGCGCCAACGCCGAGATGGGCGCCCGCCTCGCCTCCAACGGCAACCAGCCGTGACCCTGCGGCGCCGGAGACCCGAGCGGGTCCGGGAGGGCCGACCGGGCCGCCACGGCTTGCGC is a genomic window of Streptomyces sp. WP-1 containing:
- a CDS encoding ATP-binding protein produces the protein MTAEHVPAAPGTRPLANWTTRRWLRVGVSASLALLAVLSGLGVWAMGRATSISNDLVNTRSPALTNSVRLETALVNQETGVRGYGLTGEKQFLEPYRQGLADEKSAVDRLHQLLSGDAREQADLRTVLGRARTWQQRIATPISGAPAGAPVPIATDRAAEGKAAFDHLRQAMTAQQNHLLSARMSAVGDLNRAQTLCDWVFAAVALVIVLLAAAVFEGLRRGVSGPLTRLSSDAGRVTRGDFTHRIAASGPADLRKLSTDIDAMRSRLADELATSEHTRRLLDEQAADLKRSNEELEQFAYIASHDLQEPLRKVSSFTQLLQRRYSGQLDERADQYIGYAVDGANRMQTLINDLLAFSRIGRVLNNHETVDLDTLLDDTLDALSVSIAEAGARVTRDDLPAVAGDSTQLGMLWQNLISNAVKFRAPDRSPEIHISAAEEDGVWRFSVTDNGIGIDPEYADRVFVIFQRLHTKDRYPGSGIGLAMCKKVVEHHGGTIAVAPLSTPGTRITFTLPSTPPPTQHLPVK